From a region of the Streptacidiphilus albus JL83 genome:
- a CDS encoding HAD-IIIC family phosphatase, with amino-acid sequence MTTVVNPPPAAAAADRPAAPPTPLAQLRALHGQGRLVAEYPLVAGLLAELAAGQNGAADLVRAGQLLSRIDQEQVAAAHPGTTTVTVAVAGHSTVGALAEPLTAELARHGMLLKLTLGDFDGYLRELQDTGSQLYAPDLDLALVLLDAQAVLDELPPVWRVEDLEQAATGKLAQLTGLVERYVEHGTGTLVLNTLTLQHNHTHQLVDLRSRAALGVAWREFNAGLLRLAAAHDRVVVVDLDPLVALGGPVNEPRMASYAKANLGEELLGRYAREIGHLARTLRGRAKKVLVVDLDNTLWDGILGDDGADGIAAATTYRGEAFGNFQKIVKQIGSQGVLLAVSSKNDQDPVLSVLRTHPDMVLRDTDFVRVNANWNPKDENLRDIAARLNLGVDSFVFADDSPFETGLVASSLPEVAVVRLDEEPALHIERLLADGWFDVRELTAEDRARTALYQVESGRQDLLESSGSMEEYLEKLGVQVSVRAVSEGDLARVAQLTLRTNQFNLTTERLQPAEVRERLDDPAHLVLSIRSGDRFGDNGVVGALFAHRRAPGVLHIDNLLLSCRVFARGIEQAAVVSVLDHAKSLGLTTVTAAYRPTKKNHRVRDFWPTLGFEQTGGGEEELSFTHSLAVLPEMPAHLHLDVDLERPQP; translated from the coding sequence ATGACCACGGTCGTGAACCCCCCGCCCGCCGCGGCAGCCGCGGATCGTCCCGCAGCACCGCCCACCCCGTTGGCACAGCTGCGCGCGCTCCACGGCCAGGGACGGCTCGTCGCCGAGTACCCGCTGGTCGCCGGACTGCTCGCGGAGCTGGCGGCCGGTCAGAACGGCGCCGCCGACCTGGTCAGGGCGGGACAGCTGCTGTCCCGGATCGACCAGGAGCAGGTGGCCGCCGCCCACCCGGGCACCACGACCGTGACGGTCGCGGTCGCCGGCCACTCCACGGTCGGGGCGCTGGCCGAGCCGCTGACCGCCGAACTGGCCCGGCACGGCATGCTGCTCAAGCTGACCCTGGGGGACTTCGACGGCTATCTGCGCGAGCTCCAGGACACCGGCAGCCAGCTCTACGCCCCGGACCTCGACCTGGCCCTGGTGCTGCTGGACGCGCAGGCGGTGCTCGACGAACTGCCGCCGGTCTGGCGGGTGGAGGACCTGGAACAGGCCGCCACCGGCAAGCTGGCCCAGCTCACCGGGCTGGTCGAGCGCTATGTGGAGCACGGGACCGGCACGCTGGTGCTGAACACCCTGACGCTCCAGCACAACCACACCCACCAGCTGGTGGACCTGCGCTCGCGGGCCGCACTCGGCGTCGCCTGGCGGGAGTTCAACGCGGGGCTGCTCCGGCTCGCCGCCGCCCACGACCGGGTGGTCGTGGTCGACCTGGACCCGCTGGTCGCCCTCGGCGGACCGGTGAACGAGCCCCGGATGGCCTCGTACGCCAAGGCCAACCTGGGCGAGGAACTCCTCGGCCGCTACGCCCGCGAGATCGGCCACCTCGCCCGGACCCTCCGCGGCCGGGCGAAGAAGGTCCTGGTCGTGGACCTGGACAACACCCTCTGGGACGGGATCCTCGGCGACGACGGCGCGGACGGCATAGCCGCCGCGACCACCTACCGCGGCGAGGCCTTCGGCAACTTCCAGAAGATCGTCAAGCAGATCGGCTCCCAGGGCGTGCTGCTCGCGGTGAGCAGCAAGAACGACCAGGACCCGGTGCTCAGCGTGCTGCGCACGCACCCCGACATGGTGCTCCGCGACACGGACTTCGTCCGGGTCAACGCCAACTGGAACCCGAAGGACGAGAACCTCCGGGACATCGCGGCCCGGCTGAACCTCGGCGTGGACAGCTTCGTCTTCGCCGACGACTCGCCCTTCGAGACCGGCCTGGTGGCGTCGAGCCTGCCCGAGGTCGCCGTGGTCAGGCTGGACGAGGAGCCGGCCCTCCACATCGAGCGGCTGCTCGCCGACGGGTGGTTCGACGTGCGCGAGCTCACCGCCGAGGACCGGGCTCGGACCGCGCTCTACCAGGTCGAGTCCGGCCGCCAGGACCTGCTGGAGAGCAGCGGCTCGATGGAGGAGTACCTGGAGAAGCTGGGCGTGCAGGTGTCGGTCCGGGCGGTGAGCGAGGGCGACCTCGCCCGGGTCGCCCAGCTCACGCTGCGCACCAACCAGTTCAACCTGACAACCGAGCGGCTGCAGCCGGCCGAGGTCCGCGAGCGGCTGGACGATCCGGCGCACCTGGTGCTCTCGATCCGTTCCGGCGACCGCTTCGGCGACAACGGGGTCGTCGGCGCCCTCTTCGCGCACCGCCGCGCCCCGGGTGTGCTGCACATCGACAACCTGCTGCTCAGCTGCCGGGTGTTCGCCCGCGGCATCGAGCAGGCCGCCGTGGTCTCGGTACTGGACCACGCCAAGTCGCTGGGCCTGACGACGGTGACCGCCGCCTACCGGCCCACCAAGAAGAACCACCGGGTCAGGGACTTCTGGCCGACCCTCGGCTTCGAGCAGACCGGCGGGGGCGAGGAGGAACTGTCCTTCACCCACTCCCTGGCCGTGCTGCCCGAGATGCCCGCCCACCTCCACCTCGACGTCGACCTCGAAAGGCCGCAGCCGTGA
- a CDS encoding FAD-dependent monooxygenase has translation MTVTTETDVLIVGGGPAGALLGTLLARRGVRVLVAERQTSFEREFRGETLAAPSAVSLRRLGFGPALDKHGFLETESVTMRMEGRKVLHVDYRRFPIGALPIDIPQPSLIGIFHAAAAGLPSFSYASGAAFTDLVVEDGTVRGALLKQPDGSTTEVRSRLVVGADGRFSKVRRSAGLEARITPMARDFLSFKLPRPADWGNQAELIADGDKHVMVLPTFPDFLRIGHNLPKRGLGELRRTGFDSFRAGIAALDPRLEPLLHEYLRSWDDTSFLEIFTAELDQWARDGLILIGDASHTCTPILGQGVNVAIQDAVSLAPVIAHALAEPLGGGHGVVREAQLADFVQQRRQHKGFVTKFQRMQESALALNSPLQKVLRRNKYRVLDRLPIKYRLFDRVINAPHEIDTIDLQLSSLSATPVTAK, from the coding sequence ATGACTGTCACGACCGAAACCGATGTGCTGATCGTCGGTGGCGGGCCGGCCGGCGCGCTGCTCGGGACACTGCTCGCCCGCCGCGGTGTGCGCGTGCTCGTGGCCGAGCGTCAGACCAGCTTCGAACGGGAGTTCCGCGGTGAGACCCTGGCCGCGCCCTCCGCCGTCTCGCTGCGCCGGCTCGGCTTCGGTCCCGCCCTGGACAAGCACGGCTTTCTGGAGACCGAGTCGGTCACCATGCGGATGGAGGGCCGCAAGGTGCTCCATGTCGACTACCGGCGGTTCCCGATCGGCGCGCTGCCGATCGACATCCCGCAACCGAGCCTGATCGGCATCTTCCACGCCGCGGCGGCCGGGCTGCCGAGCTTCTCCTACGCCTCCGGCGCCGCCTTCACCGACCTGGTGGTGGAGGACGGGACCGTTCGCGGCGCCCTGCTGAAGCAGCCCGACGGCTCCACCACCGAGGTCCGCTCCCGGCTGGTCGTCGGCGCGGACGGCCGCTTCTCCAAGGTGCGCCGCTCCGCCGGCCTGGAGGCCCGGATCACCCCGATGGCCCGTGACTTCCTCTCGTTCAAGCTGCCCCGGCCCGCGGACTGGGGCAACCAGGCCGAGTTGATCGCGGACGGCGACAAGCACGTGATGGTCCTGCCGACCTTCCCCGACTTCCTCCGGATCGGCCACAACCTGCCCAAGCGCGGCCTGGGCGAGCTGCGCCGGACCGGCTTCGACTCCTTCCGGGCCGGTATCGCGGCACTCGACCCGAGGCTGGAGCCGCTGCTCCACGAGTACCTGCGGTCCTGGGACGACACCTCGTTCCTGGAGATCTTCACCGCCGAGCTGGACCAGTGGGCCCGCGACGGCCTGATCCTGATCGGCGACGCCTCGCACACCTGCACGCCGATCCTCGGCCAGGGCGTCAACGTCGCGATCCAGGACGCCGTCAGCCTCGCCCCGGTGATCGCCCACGCCCTCGCGGAGCCGCTCGGCGGCGGCCACGGGGTGGTCCGCGAGGCGCAGTTGGCGGACTTCGTGCAGCAGCGTCGGCAGCACAAGGGGTTCGTCACCAAGTTCCAGCGGATGCAGGAGTCCGCACTGGCGCTCAACTCCCCGCTGCAGAAGGTGCTGCGCCGGAACAAGTACCGGGTGCTGGACCGGCTGCCGATCAAGTACCGGCTGTTCGACCGGGTGATCAACGCCCCGCACGAGATCGACACCATCGACCTCCAGCTGTCGTCGCTCTCGGCGACCCCGGTCACGGCGAAGTAG
- a CDS encoding ketoacyl-ACP synthase III family protein, which produces MRWDNLYVAGVGAYLPEQVQTADEAVALGLYDAEESIGNGIRSVRVASDEEAPPVMAAAAGNQAVQRSGHAHADFGLVLHASIGHQGQEFWTPANYVQNETVGGSGTALEVKQGSNGGLAATELAAAHLTARPEHSAVLVTVADAFRPPYFDRWASDNQQVYGDGAGALVLSSRGGFARLLSTASYTDSSLEPIYRGVHGWTKAPFEQGTPVDLRSRKSDYLLQHEDAYEQTIHLMTKNAGLALQEALDDADTKLADAQFFVHANIAESIANFSFYTMLGVERARTTYDWGQTIGHVGGADQLIGINHLLESGRPKAGDRIVTMGVGVGFMWTVAVLEIVSTPSW; this is translated from the coding sequence ATGCGTTGGGACAACCTGTACGTCGCCGGTGTCGGCGCCTACCTTCCGGAGCAGGTGCAGACCGCCGACGAGGCCGTTGCCCTCGGCCTCTACGACGCCGAGGAGAGCATCGGCAACGGCATCCGCTCGGTGCGGGTCGCCAGTGACGAGGAGGCGCCGCCGGTGATGGCGGCGGCGGCGGGCAACCAGGCGGTGCAGCGCTCCGGGCACGCCCACGCGGACTTCGGGCTGGTGCTGCACGCCTCCATCGGCCACCAGGGCCAGGAGTTCTGGACGCCGGCCAACTACGTGCAGAACGAGACGGTCGGCGGCAGCGGCACCGCGCTGGAGGTCAAGCAGGGCTCCAACGGGGGCCTGGCCGCGACCGAGCTGGCGGCGGCGCACCTGACGGCCCGTCCGGAGCACTCGGCGGTGCTGGTCACCGTCGCCGACGCGTTCCGCCCGCCGTACTTCGACCGCTGGGCCAGCGACAACCAGCAGGTGTACGGGGACGGCGCCGGAGCACTGGTGCTGTCCTCGCGCGGCGGCTTCGCCCGGCTGCTGTCCACCGCCAGCTACACCGACTCCAGCCTGGAGCCGATCTACCGCGGCGTGCACGGCTGGACCAAGGCCCCCTTCGAGCAGGGCACCCCGGTCGACCTGCGGTCCCGCAAGAGCGACTACCTGCTCCAGCACGAGGACGCCTACGAGCAGACCATCCACCTGATGACCAAGAACGCCGGCCTGGCGCTGCAGGAGGCGCTGGACGACGCGGACACCAAGCTCGCCGACGCGCAGTTCTTCGTCCACGCCAACATCGCCGAGTCCATCGCCAACTTCTCCTTCTACACCATGCTCGGGGTGGAGCGGGCCCGGACCACCTACGACTGGGGGCAGACCATCGGCCATGTCGGCGGCGCCGACCAGCTGATCGGCATCAACCACCTGCTGGAGAGCGGTCGTCCGAAGGCCGGGGACCGGATCGTCACCATGGGCGTCGGCGTCGGCTTCATGTGGACGGTGGCGGTACTGGAGATCGTCTCCACGCCTTCCTGGTGA
- a CDS encoding acyl carrier protein: MITEASFIQLVRDELALPLADTDLEADFDRVVSWDSLHVLRLVTAVEKETGKRVPVGKVLAERSLRGIYNLLAA, translated from the coding sequence GTGATCACTGAGGCATCGTTCATCCAGCTCGTCCGCGACGAGCTCGCCCTCCCGCTGGCCGACACCGACCTGGAGGCCGACTTCGACCGGGTCGTCTCCTGGGACTCCCTCCACGTGCTGCGCCTGGTCACGGCGGTGGAGAAGGAGACCGGCAAGCGCGTCCCGGTGGGCAAGGTGCTCGCCGAGCGCAGTCTGCGGGGGATCTACAACCTTCTGGCCGCCTGA
- a CDS encoding alpha/beta fold hydrolase, protein MIHGYRRAFRMAGNGSAVVLIHGIGDSSATWTPVLRGLARRHRVLAPDLLGHGASDKPRGDYSVGGYANGIRDLISVLGIERVTLVGHSLGGAVAMQFAYQFPERTERLVLVGTGGVGREVTPLLRAASLPGAELALAAMRLPTVRQQIGLLVKGLQLLGTGLGLDAPDLLRVVDALPDAASRSAFVRTLRAVVDHRGQVGTLLDRCYLAQGMPTMLMWGERDQVLPSVHAGIAHVSMPGSRLELFENAGHFPFHSDPQRFVDLVLDFIATTEPTRFSPEEWRMMLRARKPDPRAQRLAGITARAS, encoded by the coding sequence ATGATCCACGGGTACCGCCGGGCCTTCCGGATGGCGGGGAACGGCTCGGCCGTGGTGCTGATCCACGGGATCGGCGACTCCTCGGCGACCTGGACCCCGGTGCTGCGCGGCCTGGCCCGGAGGCACCGGGTCCTGGCGCCGGACCTGCTGGGCCACGGCGCCTCCGACAAGCCGCGCGGGGACTACTCCGTGGGCGGCTACGCGAACGGGATCCGGGACCTGATCTCGGTGCTGGGCATCGAACGGGTCACCCTGGTCGGCCACTCCCTGGGCGGGGCCGTCGCCATGCAGTTCGCCTACCAGTTCCCGGAGCGCACCGAGCGGCTGGTGCTGGTGGGCACCGGCGGGGTGGGCCGCGAGGTCACCCCGCTGCTGCGGGCCGCCTCGCTGCCGGGGGCCGAGCTGGCGCTGGCCGCCATGCGGCTGCCGACCGTGCGGCAGCAGATCGGGCTGCTGGTGAAGGGGCTGCAACTGCTGGGCACCGGACTCGGTCTGGACGCCCCCGACCTGCTCCGGGTGGTCGACGCGCTGCCGGACGCGGCCTCCCGTAGCGCCTTCGTCCGGACCCTGCGGGCCGTGGTCGACCACCGGGGCCAGGTGGGCACTCTGCTGGACCGCTGCTACCTCGCCCAGGGCATGCCCACCATGCTGATGTGGGGCGAGCGCGACCAGGTGCTGCCCTCGGTGCACGCCGGGATCGCCCATGTCTCGATGCCCGGCAGCCGCCTCGAACTCTTCGAGAACGCGGGGCACTTCCCGTTCCACAGCGACCCGCAGCGCTTCGTCGACCTGGTGCTGGACTTCATCGCCACCACCGAGCCGACCCGCTTCAGCCCGGAGGAGTGGCGGATGATGCTCCGCGCCCGGAAGCCGGACCCCCGGGCACAGCGACTCGCGGGCATCACGGCGAGGGCCTCATGA
- a CDS encoding ketoacyl-ACP synthase III family protein: MRWDNLYLAGLGAYLPEAVETAEQAVAAGRYTEEERLANGIRAVRVARLEDESPAQMAVGAALRAVERSEHTAGEFGLVVHGGTGHQGQEFWTPASYVQDHTVRGSGATAEVRQGSDSGLIGFELAASWVASRPDTAALVTAADSFHLPYVERWTADHQQVFGDGGGAAVLSSRTGFARIRSSATVSDSTLEPVYRGPGWTAGPFAQGRPVSLRSRKLDYLSARAGRLEETVGRMTENLHAVVGRALRDADCELSDIGYLVHANTGFPVFEWGFRKPLGFAPGQTVYEWGRDYGHMGAADHFVNLDHLVGTAPLKVGDRVLTVGVGTGVVWTAVVLEMLRIPSWAQRA; this comes from the coding sequence ATGCGTTGGGACAACCTCTACCTCGCGGGGCTCGGGGCGTACCTGCCCGAGGCGGTGGAGACGGCCGAGCAGGCCGTGGCGGCCGGCCGCTACACCGAGGAGGAGCGCCTCGCCAACGGCATCAGGGCGGTACGGGTGGCCCGGCTGGAGGACGAGAGCCCGGCGCAGATGGCGGTCGGTGCGGCCCTGCGGGCGGTGGAGCGCTCGGAGCACACCGCCGGGGAGTTCGGTCTGGTCGTCCACGGCGGCACCGGCCACCAGGGGCAGGAGTTCTGGACCCCGGCGTCCTACGTCCAGGACCACACCGTGCGCGGTTCCGGCGCCACCGCCGAGGTGCGCCAGGGCTCCGACAGCGGGCTGATCGGCTTCGAGCTCGCGGCCTCCTGGGTGGCCTCCCGCCCGGACACGGCGGCCCTGGTGACCGCCGCCGACTCCTTCCACCTGCCCTATGTCGAGCGCTGGACCGCCGACCACCAGCAGGTCTTCGGCGACGGCGGCGGCGCCGCGGTGCTGTCCTCGCGGACCGGCTTCGCCCGGATCCGGTCCAGCGCCACGGTCTCGGACTCGACGCTGGAGCCGGTCTACCGGGGCCCCGGCTGGACGGCCGGGCCGTTCGCCCAGGGCCGCCCGGTCTCCCTGCGCTCCCGCAAGCTCGACTACCTCTCCGCGCGCGCCGGCCGACTGGAGGAGACCGTCGGCCGGATGACCGAGAACCTGCACGCGGTGGTCGGCCGTGCTCTGCGCGACGCCGACTGCGAGCTGAGCGACATCGGCTACCTGGTCCACGCCAACACCGGGTTCCCGGTCTTCGAATGGGGGTTCCGGAAGCCGCTCGGCTTCGCCCCCGGGCAGACCGTCTACGAATGGGGCCGGGACTACGGCCACATGGGCGCGGCCGACCACTTCGTCAACCTCGACCACCTCGTCGGGACCGCACCGCTGAAGGTCGGGGACCGGGTGCTGACCGTCGGCGTCGGCACCGGCGTGGTCTGGACCGCGGTCGTCCTCGAAATGCTCCGCATTCCGTCCTGGGCCCAGCGGGCCTGA
- a CDS encoding 4'-phosphopantetheinyl transferase family protein, whose product MHRTIDHPRTSPAGTEADAFTGLPSTGLPHAGYRPPRGVVDAWLLRTGPEQVAAAEQLRDLLDPLELERIDRCGDAEGRSLLLASHVALRLLLGAYLGEAPERVAVERAKCRGCGHRHGRPVVAARPGLHFSLSHTSGLAVCAFAADPVGADVETLASVPGTDLVPLLHPDEQRAVRGLPVERQAQAFLHCFVRKEAYLKGTGDGLWAELDSFSVGLGPAFDGVDTDLPGPEYWGLDSIPLPATHGGAVALLMPQAEGRLPLVSTRSVDLPGWISELRPADR is encoded by the coding sequence GTGCACCGGACAATCGACCACCCTCGGACCAGCCCCGCCGGAACGGAGGCGGACGCCTTCACCGGGCTTCCGTCCACCGGTCTCCCCCACGCCGGCTACCGCCCGCCGCGCGGGGTGGTGGACGCCTGGCTGTTGCGCACCGGCCCCGAGCAGGTGGCCGCCGCCGAACAGCTGCGCGACCTGCTCGACCCCCTGGAACTGGAGCGGATCGACCGCTGCGGCGACGCCGAGGGCCGCTCCCTGCTGCTCGCCTCGCACGTGGCCCTGCGCCTGCTGCTGGGCGCCTACCTGGGCGAGGCGCCGGAACGGGTCGCCGTCGAGCGCGCCAAGTGCCGCGGCTGCGGCCACCGGCACGGTCGTCCGGTGGTGGCCGCCAGGCCCGGCCTGCACTTCTCGCTGTCGCACACCTCCGGCCTGGCGGTCTGCGCCTTCGCGGCCGACCCGGTCGGCGCCGATGTGGAGACCCTGGCCTCGGTGCCGGGGACCGACCTCGTGCCGCTGCTGCACCCGGACGAGCAGCGGGCGGTCCGCGGACTGCCGGTGGAGCGTCAGGCGCAGGCGTTCCTGCACTGCTTCGTCCGGAAGGAGGCCTACCTCAAGGGGACCGGGGACGGTCTGTGGGCCGAACTGGACAGTTTCTCGGTCGGACTGGGACCGGCCTTCGACGGCGTCGACACCGACCTGCCCGGTCCCGAGTACTGGGGACTCGACTCGATCCCGCTGCCGGCCACCCACGGCGGCGCGGTCGCCCTGCTGATGCCGCAGGCCGAGGGGCGGCTGCCGCTGGTTTCGACCCGGTCGGTCGATCTGCCCGGATGGATCTCGGAGCTGCGTCCGGCCGATCGCTGA
- a CDS encoding SRPBCC family protein has protein sequence MRGRLLYRGPRLDELHQQYAKRGRIDRDAQVQAFHSLRIEAPPDQVWALLSDVPRWPAWAATVRDVRVPEGLAVDLPFSWRIQGSKIVSRIAVLTPEREMTWTGVCSGGMAKAVHRHRLRAEGDGTVVSAEESIAGLLLPLFYSSEKLQQSMEDWLAGLRAAAE, from the coding sequence ATGCGCGGCAGGCTGCTGTACCGCGGACCCCGGCTCGACGAACTGCACCAGCAGTACGCCAAGCGGGGCCGGATCGACCGCGACGCCCAGGTGCAGGCCTTCCACAGCCTGCGGATCGAGGCCCCGCCCGACCAGGTCTGGGCCCTGCTCAGCGACGTCCCCCGGTGGCCCGCCTGGGCCGCGACGGTGCGCGACGTCCGGGTGCCGGAGGGACTGGCCGTGGACCTTCCGTTCTCCTGGCGGATCCAGGGTTCGAAGATCGTCTCCCGGATCGCCGTGCTCACCCCGGAACGGGAGATGACCTGGACCGGGGTGTGCAGCGGCGGCATGGCCAAGGCCGTGCACCGGCACCGGCTGCGGGCGGAGGGCGACGGCACGGTCGTCTCGGCCGAGGAGTCCATCGCCGGCCTGCTGCTGCCGCTGTTCTACAGCAGCGAGAAGCTCCAGCAGAGCATGGAGGACTGGCTGGCCGGGCTCAGGGCCGCGGCGGAGTGA
- a CDS encoding thioesterase II family protein, with translation MTRYLPEHRVQDSRIRLFCFPFAGGGASAYAGWQRRLGDRAQVLPVQLPGREGRSAEPRFTDLNALIADLDRELGADLEFPHILLGHSMGALIAFSLAQHRAGLGRRLPETLVLSAYRAPHLPPPRMAPPNATDLELVESLVGLGGIPQILLDHPEWLSALLPVARDDLLMCSGPGPARQEPLPLPLQVYAGAADVLVSPEEVAEWARYSRGGFSMRTMPGGHFFLRDQEEEFLADLSRVMEVMEARV, from the coding sequence ATGACACGCTACCTGCCCGAACACCGGGTCCAGGACTCCCGGATACGGCTGTTCTGCTTCCCCTTCGCGGGCGGCGGCGCCTCCGCCTACGCCGGCTGGCAGCGCCGGCTCGGCGACCGGGCCCAGGTGCTGCCGGTGCAGCTGCCCGGCCGCGAGGGCCGCTCGGCGGAGCCCCGGTTCACCGACCTCAATGCGCTGATCGCCGACCTCGACCGGGAGTTGGGCGCCGACCTGGAGTTCCCGCACATCCTGCTGGGCCACAGCATGGGGGCGCTGATCGCCTTCTCGCTGGCGCAGCACCGGGCCGGGCTCGGCCGGCGGCTGCCGGAGACGCTGGTGCTGAGCGCCTACCGGGCGCCGCACCTGCCGCCGCCGAGGATGGCCCCGCCGAACGCGACCGACCTGGAGCTGGTGGAGTCGCTGGTCGGGCTCGGCGGCATCCCGCAGATCCTGCTGGACCACCCGGAGTGGCTGTCGGCACTGCTGCCGGTGGCCCGGGACGACCTGCTGATGTGCTCCGGCCCCGGCCCGGCCCGGCAGGAGCCGCTGCCGCTGCCGCTCCAGGTGTACGCCGGGGCGGCGGACGTGCTGGTCAGCCCGGAGGAGGTGGCGGAGTGGGCGCGGTACTCGCGCGGCGGGTTCTCCATGCGGACCATGCCCGGCGGCCACTTCTTCCTGCGGGACCAGGAGGAGGAGTTCCTGGCCGACCTGTCCCGGGTGATGGAGGTGATGGAGGCGCGGGTCTGA